One window of Cataglyphis hispanica isolate Lineage 1 chromosome 12, ULB_Chis1_1.0, whole genome shotgun sequence genomic DNA carries:
- the LOC126853328 gene encoding transmembrane protein adipocyte-associated 1 homolog — protein MYGAEREEVSESWLHTYDLSSTMIPNISTAIDDEEHFCKLILYKEIKDSRVRIWDVIILIPNLLFLLFIAMRFNRARLKLRATSSPIFLAFYGLVICNVVISVIRCIVSMSVNAAATVGGKADKVLWVTVRFFLLSTEMSVVIFGLAFGHLDSRSSIRRVLLATSFIALAFTITQGTLELVLPDDTFHIPSRDFYVFGHGGMMFWFCSSLVFTTIYLFILILPWTRLRDRLALPTRKSFYIYAGTLATLDLVQSIGAGFLNYTQNPVGLCIVDFTAAVYLSLFTPLVYHTFLSEFFGVSQPSIMFSYKAQVDDAMDEDTVSLPHQQSFSSLKTDSDYIYQVHTPSIHIPLYDSQALKFSKQGASLYSLTSTKDPKNSDSSTFGSPIRSYRSVTGIRSFDRDFSTEKDISELTDHPLIRSDVLSVTQKSVPDLRFSSPNRKAVSVTHVKYSGPSSVSNLLFSPDTASNFLYKPKTIDSNVNLYSQTRKSSLEGVLDDETVDHAAIVENIPHGHSNFSEIPQVPALENSLQSILESGTHKIEMEDSQESQLKISDDLALQESAATVNPSYLTTRSDTEFFKISNDMLPSVSDTSNITKQLLPRSNSSRSTIAHRKNKNDSKEGDSGGLSDYLLSITSPKFEKHKKTQQDPDPSQDSDTN, from the exons ATGTACGGCGCCGAGAGGGAAGAGGTATCTGAAAGTTGGTTACATACGTATGATCTGAGCAGTACTATGATTCCCAATATAAGTACAGCAATTGACGATGAGGAGCATTTCTGCAAACTCATTTTATATAAGGAAATTAAAGATTCAAG AGTACGAATATGGGATGTCATCATTCTAATACCAAATCTCTTGTTCCTTTTATTCATCGCAATGCGATTTAATAGAGCAAGGCTTAAGTTACGTGCAACGAGTAGTCCGATATTTTTAGCATTCTACGGTCTCGTTATTTGTAACGTAGTTATATCAGTGATACGCTGTATTGTATCGATGTCAGTAAATGCAGCAGCGACGGTCGGTGGCAAAGCCGACAAAGTTTTATGGGTCACAGTGAGATTTTTTCTACTATCCACCGAGATGAGTGTAGTTATATTTGGCTTAGCATTTG GCCACTTGGACAGCCGTTCTAGTATTCGTAGAGTGTTGCTCGCTACATCATTTATAGCGCTGGCATTTACGATCACTCAAGGCACATTGGAATTAGTTTTGCCAGATGATACGTTTCATATTCCCAGCCGTGATTTTTACGTGTTTGGTCACGGCGGTATGATGTTTTGGTTTTGCAGCAGTCTCGTTTTTACTACG ATATACCTCTTCATATTAATACTGCCATGGACACGGTTACGAGACCGCCTAGCACTTCCTA CACGAAAAAGCTTTTACATTTATGCCGGAACGCTAGCGACATTGGATCTAGTGCAATCAATTGGCGCAGGCTTTCTAAACTACACGCAAAATCCAGTGGGGTTATGCATTGTAGACTTTACAGCAGCAGTATATTTAAGTCTTTTTACTCCTTTGGTTTATCATACATTCCTATCGGAATTCTTTGG GGTTTCACAACCTTCGATAATGTTCTCTTATAAAGCGCAAGTGGACGACGCAATGGACGAAGACACAGTGTCGTTACCACATCAACAGAGTTTTTCATCCTTGAAAACCGACAGCGATTACATCTATCAGGTCCATACTCCTTCTATTCACATACCGCTGTATGATTCTCAAGCATTGAAATTCTCCAAGCAAGGAGCTTCTCTTTATTCCTTAACATCAACTAAAGATCCGAAAAATAGCGACTCGAGCACCTTCGGTTCACCAATTAGGTCATATCGCTCGGTAACCGGTATTAGAAGCTTCGATAGAGATTTCAGTACGGAAAAGGATATTTCAGAATTGACTGATCATCCTTTGATTAGATCTGACGTCTTGTCCGTCACCCAAAAGAGTGTGCCGGATCTAAGATTTTCCAGCCCGAATCGGAAAGCCGTTTCTGTAACGCATGTTAAGTACAGCGGTCCCAGTAGTGTCTCGAATTTGCTCTTCTCGCCTGATACCGCTAGTAACTTTCTCTACAAACCGAAAACAATCGACAGTAACGTTAATCTGTATTCTCAAACGAGAAAAAGTAGCTTAGAAGGTGTATTGGATGACGAAACTGTAGATCACGCGGCTATAGTTGAGAACATTCCGCATGGACATAGTAATTTTTCGGAAATACCTCAAGTTCCAGCGCTAGAAAATAGCTTACAATCCATTTTGGAAAGTGGGACGCACAAAATTGAAATGGAGGATTCCCAAGAATCTCAATTAAAGATAAGCGATGATTTAGCGCTCCAAGAGAGCGCTGCTACTGTAAACCCAAGCTATTTAACGACGCGTTCAGACACTGAATTCTTCAAAATCTCAAACGATATGTTACCTAGTGTATCCGATACTTCGAATATAACAAAGCAATTACTTCCTAGATCGAATTCTTCTCGTTCGACCATTGCTCACAGAAAGAACAAAAATGATTCCAAGGAAGGAGATTCGGGTGGTTTAAGTGATTATTTGTTATCTATAACATCTCCAAAATTCGAGAAACACAAAAAGACACAACAAGATCCTGATCCCTCTCAAGATTCAGATACAAACTGA
- the LOC126853332 gene encoding peroxisomal leader peptide-processing protease yields the protein MDTPNSALLVHSPIDENTRITSQGNSGISISKNWVLTHGTALSLIIDKSHAISRFVKDMIPGELTIAPMELANELKFRVYRDLEIDDGSRSGDYSRVQEHLGSIVAAWKCPLLTKTFDEFFETWNFPNSSIKFDRFLRSIYLLVFITESDKKTIVEISSVKQALSCLLDQAMRNPIRGASVEIESTPFGNPVFIGSIARGVVSNVVGDEGCVIMTDAYAFPGSEGGPVYVIPDCKRRIISGLVIAPLSWCRGEWVDYTFAANLAPCLLNILQKKDPRCPPIISRQENETLDRGVVLVRCGINWGTGVLVDKDSGTFLTCSHVVAEAPEREVSIVMSTDQTNSRTWAKLLYRTPKNQPYDVAVLRVNPQDIDPLLKSIRLSRAPIVKGEPVVSVGFPFSSSVQPTISSGVISNSMNCALLTTCCAQSGTSGGPIISRATGEMLGMIVCNALSSDGAVLYPRMSLAVPAAVMDRPLQEYLRTDNPDALRAFTCDDAIVRNVWNFYPLLPSKL from the exons ATGGACACTCCAAACAGCGCCCTTTTAGTGCATTCGCCAATCGATGAAAATACACGAATCACTTCGCAAGGAAACTCTGGTATCTCAATCTCAAAAAATTGGGTACTGACACATGGCACCGCATTGAGCCTAATTATCGACAAGTCTCACGCAATATCGCGTTTCGTCAAGGACATGATACCGGGAGAACTCACGATCGCGCCAATGGAACTCGCAAACGAATTGAAATTTCGCGTCTATCGGGATCTAGAGATCGACGATGGTTCTCGATCGGGCGATTATTCACGCGTTCAGGAGCATCTAGGCAGCATCGTGGCCGCTTGGAAGTGTCCGCTACTGACGAAGACTTTTGACGAGTTCTTCGAAACGTGGAACTTTCCTAATTCGTCCATCAAGTTCGATCGATTTCTACGATCGATCTATCTGCTCGTCTTCATCACCGAGTCCGACAAAAAAACAATCGTGGAAATTTCATCGGTCAAACAAGCTCTCTCTTGTTTGTTGGATCAAGCTATGCGGAATCCCATCCGAGGAGCGTCCGTGGAAATCGAGTCCACACCCTTCGGCAATCCCGTGTTCATCGGTTCGATCGCGCGCGGTGTCGTCAGCAACGTCGTCGGCGACGAAGGCTGCGTCATCATGACGGACGCGTACGCGTTTCCGGGTAGCGAGGGTGGTCCCGTCTACGTCATTCCGGACTG TAAACGTCGAATTATCAGCGGATTGGTGATTGCACCGTTGAGTTGGTGTCGTGGAGAATGGGTGGATTATACCTTTGCCGCCAATCTTGCTCCGTGTTTGCTCAACATTTTACAGAAGAAGGATCCTCGATGTCCTCCGATCATAAGTCGCCAAGAAAATG AAACGCTAGATAGAGGAGTCGTGCTTGTTAGGTGTGGGATTAATTGGGGTACGGGCGTCCTCGTGGACAAGGATTCTGGTACATTCCTAACGTGCTCACATGTCGTCGCCGAG GCGCCAGAAAGGGAGGTATCAATTGTAATGAGTACAGACCAGACCAATTCACGCACGTGGGCGAAACTGTTGTATAGAACTCCGAAGAATCAGCCTTACGACGTGGCTGTATTAAGAGTGAATCCACAGGATATAGATCCCTTATTGAAGTCGATACGATTGTCTCGTGCTCCGATTGTAAAAG GCGAGCCGGTGGTGTCCGTGGGATTTCCGTTCTCCTCGTCCGTCCAGCCGACCATCAGCAGCGGCGTGATCTCCAATTCGATGAACTGCGCGCTCCTGACAACTTGTTGCGCCCAGAGCGGTACCAGCGGCGGGCCAATAATCAGCCGCGCCACCGGCGAGATGCTGGGAATGATTGTGTGCAACGCGCTCTCCTCGGACGGTGCCGTGTTGTACCCGCGGATGAGCTTGGCGGTGCCGGCCGCCGTGATGGACCGGCCCCTGCAGGAATATTTGCGCACTGATA ATCCTGATGCACTTCGAGCTTTCACGTGCGACGACGCGATAGTGCGCAATGTTTGGAATTTCTACCCTTTGCTGCCGTCCAAACTATGA